From a single Lactococcus carnosus genomic region:
- a CDS encoding universal stress protein, with product MIQGYKKILVGIDGSVESANAFDKAVAVAIRNDAELLLVNVIDLRAFQSISTYDTMVADDTKRGADQLIADFADEARAAGVTRIKTIVEFGSPKVMMATTIPTEEQVDLVMIGATGLSYIERLFIGSVAQYIVTHAKCDTLIIR from the coding sequence ATGATTCAAGGATACAAGAAAATTTTAGTCGGTATTGATGGTTCAGTTGAATCAGCAAATGCTTTTGATAAAGCGGTTGCCGTGGCAATTCGTAATGACGCCGAACTCTTACTTGTCAATGTGATAGACTTACGTGCTTTCCAAAGCATTTCTACCTACGACACCATGGTAGCTGATGATACTAAAAGAGGCGCTGATCAATTGATTGCTGACTTTGCTGATGAAGCAAGAGCAGCAGGTGTGACACGCATCAAAACAATTGTCGAATTTGGCTCTCCAAAAGTGATGATGGCAACAACCATTCCTACTGAAGAACAAGTCGATTTGGTGATGATCGGTGCAACTGGGTTAAGTTATATAGAACGCTTATTTATTGGTTCTGTTGCCCAATATATCGTCACACATGCTAAATGTGATACATTAATCATTCGTTAA
- a CDS encoding MFS transporter has product MFSKEKFPGLLALGIFTFMSTLDGSIVNIALPSMAREMHLEMGQVTWSVTIYLVVISGLILLFGRLGDLLGKTKIFNIGSLIFTLGSLLAGINLGLHFLLFSRIVQAIGASMTMSNSFGITSQLFEPALRARAMSVMSMFVSLGAIAGPAIGGFILQLASWSYIFWINVPLGVVAYLIGRKALPEDKGSGTFKDADLLGATQMFLTIVAFFIAMSLGQAQGFLSIPVLLSFVAMVGLFVWFIHTERTVEKPLLNLNIFRSKLFSMSILTSLAMFTAGSFVSILMPFYLQNYRASTPGFAGMVMMSYPVGMFIFSPIAGVLSDKFDKEKITFIAITGVLVVQLGYLVFGQTTAMVFVMLILFIHGGSVGFFQSPNNALVMSTVESKYLGIAGSVNALGRNLGFVLGTSLATTVLFVAMSGQLGYRVSGYIATRPDVFITGMHQAFYVALVLVIFAWCLSGYRLLTRKNLSSLT; this is encoded by the coding sequence ATGTTTAGTAAAGAAAAATTCCCAGGCCTATTAGCCTTAGGCATTTTCACGTTTATGTCAACGCTTGATGGCTCTATTGTTAATATTGCTTTGCCAAGCATGGCGCGTGAAATGCACCTCGAGATGGGTCAAGTGACCTGGTCGGTGACCATCTATCTCGTCGTTATTTCTGGTCTGATTTTACTTTTTGGTCGATTAGGGGATTTACTTGGCAAAACAAAAATCTTCAATATAGGTAGCTTGATTTTTACATTAGGGTCACTGCTTGCTGGGATTAATTTAGGCTTACACTTTTTATTGTTTTCAAGAATTGTACAAGCAATCGGTGCCTCTATGACCATGTCTAACAGCTTTGGTATCACCAGTCAGTTGTTTGAACCTGCCCTTAGAGCTAGGGCGATGAGCGTCATGTCGATGTTTGTCAGCTTAGGTGCCATAGCAGGGCCTGCAATTGGTGGGTTTATTCTCCAACTTGCGAGTTGGTCATATATTTTCTGGATTAATGTGCCTTTAGGTGTTGTTGCCTATCTGATTGGCCGCAAGGCATTACCAGAGGACAAAGGATCGGGAACCTTTAAAGATGCGGATCTATTAGGTGCAACGCAAATGTTCTTGACTATCGTCGCTTTTTTCATCGCTATGAGTTTAGGACAGGCGCAAGGATTTCTTAGCATCCCTGTTTTACTAAGCTTTGTCGCAATGGTAGGTCTTTTTGTTTGGTTTATCCATACGGAAAGAACAGTCGAAAAACCCCTGCTTAATCTAAATATTTTCCGCAGTAAACTTTTCTCAATGAGTATCTTGACTAGCTTAGCCATGTTTACGGCAGGGAGTTTTGTCAGTATCCTCATGCCCTTCTACCTGCAAAATTATCGGGCTAGTACTCCAGGATTTGCAGGTATGGTGATGATGTCGTATCCTGTTGGTATGTTTATTTTCAGTCCAATTGCTGGTGTGCTATCTGATAAATTTGACAAAGAAAAAATCACCTTTATAGCGATTACGGGCGTACTTGTCGTGCAATTAGGCTATCTCGTATTTGGTCAAACGACAGCGATGGTATTTGTTATGTTGATTCTCTTTATACATGGTGGTAGTGTTGGCTTCTTCCAAAGTCCCAATAATGCCTTGGTGATGTCAACAGTTGAGAGTAAATACTTAGGGATCGCAGGATCAGTTAATGCTTTAGGCCGTAATCTTGGCTTTGTTTTAGGGACAAGCTTAGCGACGACAGTCTTATTTGTCGCGATGTCGGGACAACTTGGCTACCGTGTATCTGGCTATATTGCTACGCGTCCAGACGTTTTTATCACAGGAATGCATCAGGCCTTCTACGTGGCCCTTGTTTTAGTTATCTTTGCATGGTGTCTATCCGGCTATCGCTTATTGACGAGAAAAAATCTATCTAGCTTAACCTAA
- the pepT gene encoding peptidase T has protein sequence MINQKMTDRFLRYVKRNTRSDEASMTVPTTQSQVEFAALLADEMREIGVENVHYLPSNGYVIGTIAATTDKAVRKIGLISHLDTADFNAEGVNPQLIENYDGKAITLGASAYSLDPKDFPNLNNYLGQTLITTDGTTLLGADDKAGIAEIMTAADYLLQHPEIEHGEIRIGFGPDEEIGVGADLFDVVDFDVDFAYTIDGGPLGELEYETFNAAGVTVSIAGRNVHPGTAKNQMINALQLANDFHNRLPEAARPELTDGRQGFYHLASLTGTPEAAEMTYIIRDHDRTVFEEMKANLLAIADELNASFDQTRLTATVKDQYYNMAEVIEKDMSIVTLAETAMKNLGITPKIEPVRGGTDGSKISFMGIPTPNIFAGGENMHGRFEFVSLQTMQAAVDTIIEIVTLNAK, from the coding sequence ATGATCAATCAAAAAATGACAGACCGGTTTTTACGCTATGTCAAGCGCAATACACGCTCAGATGAAGCAAGTATGACAGTACCAACCACACAGTCTCAAGTTGAATTTGCAGCCCTATTAGCTGATGAGATGCGTGAAATCGGTGTTGAAAACGTCCATTACTTACCTAGTAACGGCTATGTTATCGGTACAATTGCAGCGACGACAGATAAAGCAGTGCGTAAAATCGGCTTGATTTCTCATTTAGATACCGCAGATTTTAATGCTGAAGGGGTTAATCCACAGCTTATTGAAAATTATGATGGTAAGGCAATCACCTTAGGTGCTAGTGCCTATTCACTTGATCCTAAAGATTTTCCTAATCTAAACAATTATTTAGGTCAAACCTTGATTACGACAGATGGCACGACGCTTTTAGGCGCAGATGACAAAGCAGGTATCGCTGAAATTATGACAGCTGCAGATTATTTGCTACAGCATCCTGAAATCGAACATGGGGAAATTCGAATTGGTTTTGGTCCTGATGAGGAAATTGGTGTTGGTGCTGACTTATTTGATGTGGTAGACTTTGATGTTGATTTTGCATATACGATAGATGGTGGCCCTCTAGGTGAGCTAGAATATGAAACCTTTAATGCTGCAGGTGTAACAGTTAGCATAGCTGGTCGAAATGTTCATCCTGGAACTGCTAAAAATCAGATGATCAATGCCTTACAACTAGCAAATGATTTTCATAATCGTTTACCAGAGGCAGCACGTCCAGAGCTTACAGATGGTCGTCAAGGGTTTTATCACCTTGCCTCATTAACTGGTACGCCAGAAGCTGCGGAGATGACTTACATCATACGAGATCATGATCGGACAGTATTTGAAGAGATGAAGGCTAATCTGTTAGCCATAGCAGACGAGTTGAATGCTTCATTTGATCAAACGCGTCTTACTGCGACAGTCAAGGATCAATATTATAATATGGCTGAAGTGATTGAAAAAGATATGTCTATCGTGACGTTAGCAGAAACAGCAATGAAAAATTTAGGTATCACACCGAAAATTGAACCTGTTCGTGGCGGTACAGATGGCTCTAAAATTTCATTCATGGGTATTCCGACACCAAATATTTTTGCAGGTGGCGAAAATATGCATGGCCGATTTGAATTTGTTAGTTTGCAGACCATGCAAGCTGCAGTAGATACAATCATCGAGATTGTGACATTAAACGCTAAATAA
- the tyrS gene encoding tyrosine--tRNA ligase, whose product MNIFEELKVRGLIFQTTDEAALVKALTENSVTFYTGYDPTADSLHLGHLVPILNMRRLQLAGHNPVALVGGATGMIGDPSFKDSERSLQTTETVANWSNSIKNQLSRFLSFEGDHAAKVVNNYDWFSSMNVLEFLRDIGKHFTINYMMSKESVKSRIETGISYTEFAYQILQGYDFYQLNENHGITLQIGGSDQWGNMVAGTDLIRKKSGNETHVITVPLITDSTGRKFGKSEGNAVWLDADKTSPYEFYQFWLNVADADAVKFLRIFTFLSLDDIDSLAKVFEAAPHERLAQKTLAKEVVSLVHGEAAYEQAVNISEQLFEGHIKALSVKDIKAGLKDVPNHTVTDDFDGNLVNLLVDAKISPSRRQAREDITNGAIYLNGERQTDLDYVLSDTDKLENELTVIRRGKKKYTIVNY is encoded by the coding sequence ATGAATATCTTTGAAGAACTAAAAGTACGTGGTTTGATTTTTCAAACGACTGATGAAGCAGCCTTAGTTAAGGCATTAACAGAAAATTCGGTGACATTCTATACAGGATATGACCCTACTGCTGATTCGCTTCACCTAGGACACTTAGTCCCGATTCTAAATATGCGTCGATTACAGCTAGCAGGTCACAATCCTGTAGCGCTTGTTGGCGGTGCAACAGGTATGATTGGTGATCCATCTTTTAAAGATAGTGAGCGTTCGCTTCAGACAACTGAAACTGTGGCTAACTGGTCAAATTCAATAAAAAATCAACTCTCTCGTTTTTTAAGTTTTGAGGGAGACCATGCTGCCAAAGTCGTCAACAACTACGACTGGTTTTCAAGTATGAACGTCCTTGAATTCCTACGCGATATTGGTAAGCATTTTACCATCAATTACATGATGAGTAAAGAATCAGTTAAATCACGGATTGAAACTGGGATCTCTTATACAGAATTCGCTTACCAAATTTTGCAAGGCTATGATTTCTACCAGCTCAACGAGAATCATGGGATCACGCTCCAAATCGGTGGCTCTGACCAATGGGGTAACATGGTCGCAGGTACTGATCTTATTCGTAAAAAATCGGGTAATGAAACACATGTCATCACTGTCCCGCTAATTACTGATTCGACAGGTAGAAAATTCGGTAAATCAGAAGGAAATGCTGTTTGGCTTGATGCTGATAAGACCTCTCCGTATGAATTCTACCAATTTTGGTTAAATGTAGCTGATGCTGATGCTGTCAAATTCCTTAGAATCTTTACCTTCTTAAGTCTTGATGACATTGATTCACTTGCCAAAGTGTTTGAAGCAGCGCCACATGAGCGACTCGCACAAAAGACCTTAGCAAAAGAAGTGGTCAGTCTCGTACACGGTGAAGCTGCTTATGAGCAAGCTGTTAACATTTCAGAGCAACTTTTTGAAGGTCATATCAAGGCTTTATCTGTCAAAGATATCAAGGCTGGATTGAAAGATGTACCAAACCATACGGTGACTGATGACTTTGATGGTAATTTGGTCAACTTACTTGTGGATGCAAAGATTTCACCAAGCCGTCGTCAAGCACGTGAAGATATCACCAACGGTGCTATCTACCTCAATGGTGAACGTCAAACTGATCTTGATTATGTCCTAAGTGATACGGATAAACTTGAAAATGAACTAACGGTTATCCGCCGCGGTAAGAAAAAATATACGATTGTGAACTACTAA
- a CDS encoding SDR family oxidoreductase: MKKLIVITGAGSGFGKEMAKTFSEMGHPLLLIGRNKAALDQLGLVNTLTRSVDVGNQAAFNDAILAAESVYGDVDLLINNAGQMLLGDVGNQAATEWERMINVNLIGTLNGIQAVLPGMTDRKSGTIINVSSIAGFKAFENHAAYCATKFGVHGLTETIRLEASKNNIRVLLISPGAAETPLLSHTTRDDIKDGYHAWKQTMGGTTMDPKAVANAVAFMYDMPQEVSIRELVIASTLQDN; the protein is encoded by the coding sequence ATGAAAAAATTAATCGTCATAACTGGTGCAGGCAGCGGCTTTGGAAAAGAAATGGCCAAAACATTCAGTGAAATGGGACATCCTTTACTCCTTATTGGCAGAAATAAAGCGGCATTAGACCAACTAGGGTTAGTAAACACTTTAACACGGAGCGTGGATGTCGGCAATCAAGCAGCCTTTAATGACGCCATATTAGCAGCTGAGTCAGTCTATGGTGACGTTGATTTATTGATTAATAATGCTGGGCAAATGTTACTTGGGGATGTTGGGAATCAAGCAGCTACAGAGTGGGAACGGATGATAAATGTGAATTTAATTGGGACATTAAACGGTATACAAGCAGTTCTACCAGGTATGACTGATAGAAAGTCAGGTACGATTATCAATGTCTCTTCTATTGCAGGATTTAAAGCATTTGAAAACCATGCAGCTTACTGTGCAACAAAATTTGGTGTTCATGGTCTGACAGAAACCATCCGACTGGAAGCCTCTAAAAACAATATCCGCGTCCTGCTCATCTCACCGGGTGCAGCAGAAACACCATTATTAAGCCACACGACACGTGATGATATAAAAGATGGCTATCATGCTTGGAAGCAGACCATGGGTGGTACCACGATGGATCCAAAAGCAGTGGCCAATGCTGTCGCATTCATGTATGACATGCCTCAAGAAGTCTCTATTAGAGAATTAGTCATTGCTAGTACTCTGCAGGATAATTAA
- a CDS encoding cation:proton antiporter — protein MIHTVFYVIIFFAALIVSNVINKVFPKLPLPLIQVIFGLILGTLGAGNVLRLNSELFLAFIIGPLLFREGEEADVKGILKHSGTVSLLVFPVVFITTLIIGVISHNFYTSIPLAACFALGASLGPTDAVAVSSLSERFDFPKRITAILKGEGLFNDASGIIAFQFAILALTTGEFSLEKAVSSLLISAVGGALIGFVVSWLNRMILTLMEDVAAQDVTGYLMLEMIMPLLAFFLAEELHVSGIIAVVVAGVMQASGFKKITLFDAQVESVTKTVWDTVTFILNSIVFLFLGIELQQIITPIITNAYYDNVRLFITVIALTVMLFLIRYLILSIYYAIIAKKRQQQFNRYVDDILLLTFSGVKGTVSVATILLLPEAIAQKYSLLIFLTASVTVLGFLTGILVLPIIAPKKEQKVDNVARIAILTNVVSELERESEKNRNKLGYIATIDNYQARIQKLIISQESATMTAEFNDLQLLILRLENEGLENAFRNNEITIKTYRIYQRYLKELERSIVHRFVSSLAFVIAIFLRAIRLLLNNILHTNITIKGKKIRKLIGDSRTEIRNLYFSNTTLIMEALESLEGVYNPELINYLQSERLRASEKVATGGFITRIITKAHPNNLDEMMRGYYLERKFIFEFEAEGLLTARQAKIMRKNVNALENYSMNENHSNLLYDFLEYKPK, from the coding sequence ATGATTCATACAGTATTTTATGTGATCATATTTTTTGCGGCCTTAATTGTGTCAAATGTGATCAATAAGGTGTTTCCTAAGCTACCTCTCCCCCTAATTCAGGTTATTTTTGGCTTGATTTTAGGTACCTTAGGTGCAGGTAATGTCTTAAGACTTAATTCAGAATTATTTTTAGCATTTATTATAGGTCCCCTCCTATTTAGAGAGGGAGAAGAGGCTGATGTTAAGGGGATCCTTAAGCATAGTGGTACAGTATCGCTCCTTGTATTTCCAGTAGTCTTTATTACGACATTAATTATCGGTGTCATCAGTCATAACTTTTACACGTCGATACCATTAGCTGCCTGTTTTGCCCTAGGTGCTAGTTTAGGGCCAACTGATGCGGTAGCGGTAAGCTCGCTCTCTGAGCGGTTTGATTTTCCAAAGCGGATTACTGCTATCTTAAAAGGGGAGGGGTTATTCAATGACGCGTCTGGTATTATCGCTTTTCAGTTTGCGATTTTAGCCCTGACAACTGGTGAATTTTCTCTTGAGAAGGCTGTATCTAGCTTATTAATTTCTGCTGTTGGTGGTGCCTTGATTGGGTTTGTGGTCTCATGGCTCAACAGAATGATTTTGACCTTGATGGAAGATGTTGCTGCACAAGATGTCACGGGTTACCTGATGTTAGAAATGATCATGCCATTGCTAGCTTTTTTCTTGGCTGAAGAGCTTCATGTTTCAGGAATCATAGCAGTTGTGGTTGCAGGTGTCATGCAAGCAAGTGGCTTCAAAAAAATTACCTTATTTGATGCACAAGTTGAAAGTGTGACCAAAACAGTTTGGGATACGGTCACTTTCATTTTAAACTCTATCGTTTTTTTATTTTTAGGGATAGAGTTACAACAGATTATTACGCCGATTATTACCAATGCTTATTATGATAATGTCCGTCTGTTCATCACGGTTATCGCCTTAACGGTCATGCTTTTCCTGATCAGATACCTGATATTAAGTATTTACTATGCCATCATCGCAAAAAAAAGGCAGCAGCAGTTTAATCGATATGTGGATGATATTTTACTACTCACTTTTTCAGGGGTTAAGGGGACAGTATCCGTCGCGACGATTTTACTACTACCAGAAGCAATCGCTCAGAAATATTCACTCCTAATCTTCTTAACTGCCTCGGTTACGGTGCTGGGCTTCTTAACAGGTATTTTGGTCTTGCCGATCATTGCGCCTAAAAAGGAGCAAAAAGTTGATAATGTTGCGAGAATTGCCATTTTAACGAATGTTGTGAGTGAGTTAGAGCGAGAATCGGAGAAAAATAGGAATAAGCTAGGTTATATTGCTACAATCGATAACTACCAAGCCAGAATTCAAAAATTAATTATTAGCCAGGAATCAGCAACGATGACTGCTGAATTTAATGATCTACAACTCCTGATTTTAAGGCTGGAAAATGAAGGGTTAGAAAATGCCTTTCGAAATAATGAAATTACCATCAAAACGTATCGTATTTATCAAAGATATCTCAAAGAATTAGAACGTTCTATTGTTCATCGATTTGTATCCAGTTTAGCCTTCGTCATTGCCATCTTTTTACGGGCAATTCGACTACTTTTAAACAATATCTTACATACAAATATAACTATAAAAGGCAAAAAAATCAGGAAGTTGATTGGGGACTCTAGGACAGAGATTCGAAATCTGTATTTCAGTAATACGACGCTGATTATGGAGGCTTTAGAGAGTCTGGAGGGCGTCTATAATCCAGAATTGATCAATTATCTACAGTCAGAACGGTTAAGAGCTTCTGAAAAAGTAGCTACAGGTGGTTTCATAACAAGAATTATCACCAAAGCACATCCCAATAATTTGGATGAAATGATGCGTGGGTACTACCTAGAGCGGAAATTTATTTTTGAGTTTGAGGCTGAAGGGTTACTGACAGCTCGTCAGGCAAAAATCATGAGAAAGAATGTCAATGCATTGGAAAACTATTCCATGAATGAGAACCATTCAAATCTGCTTTATGATTTTCTGGAATATAAACCAAAATAA
- the thiI gene encoding tRNA uracil 4-sulfurtransferase ThiI — protein MTNLNYSEILIRYGELSTKGKNRMKFITRLANNIREVLVEWPMVSVKSDRDRTHIFLNGAAYGPLSEKLVKVFGVQNFSPAIKVEKTMPALEAAVAELVKKVYLEGMTFKISAKRSDHEFELDSTELNRELGHTVMETIPYAKVQMKRPDIDLRVEIRPDAAYLSYETVKGAGGLPVGTAGKGMLMLSGGIDSPVAGYLALKRGVEIEAVHFASPPYTGPGSLKKAKDLASKLTVFGGDIQFIEVPFTEIQEEIKEKVPMPYLMTVTRRFMMRVVDEIRARRHGQVIINGESLGQVASQTLGSMVAINAVTTTPIIRPVVTLDKLEIIELAEKIDTFNISIQPFEDCCTIFAPPQPKTNPKLENAEKFEQRLAIDELVQRAVDGIMISQVSADAQVDTLEMDIQDLL, from the coding sequence ATGACAAATTTAAACTATTCAGAAATACTGATTCGCTATGGCGAGTTATCAACAAAAGGCAAAAATCGTATGAAATTTATTACACGACTTGCCAATAATATCAGAGAAGTTTTAGTCGAATGGCCGATGGTTTCTGTCAAGTCAGATCGTGATCGTACGCACATATTTCTAAATGGTGCCGCTTATGGTCCCTTATCAGAGAAGTTAGTTAAAGTATTTGGCGTACAAAATTTTTCTCCGGCTATAAAGGTGGAGAAAACGATGCCGGCACTTGAGGCTGCGGTAGCTGAACTGGTGAAAAAAGTTTATCTAGAGGGCATGACCTTTAAAATTTCTGCCAAGCGTTCTGACCATGAATTTGAATTAGATAGTACAGAACTTAATCGTGAATTAGGCCATACTGTGATGGAAACGATTCCCTATGCTAAGGTTCAGATGAAACGCCCTGATATTGACCTACGTGTTGAAATTCGGCCTGATGCGGCTTATTTGAGCTATGAGACGGTTAAGGGAGCCGGTGGTTTACCTGTTGGTACGGCAGGTAAAGGGATGCTGATGCTGTCGGGTGGTATTGACTCTCCTGTAGCAGGGTATTTGGCGCTCAAACGCGGTGTTGAAATAGAAGCAGTTCACTTTGCTTCGCCACCTTACACAGGCCCTGGTTCGCTCAAAAAAGCTAAGGATCTAGCAAGTAAGTTGACAGTTTTTGGTGGTGATATTCAGTTTATAGAAGTCCCGTTTACTGAAATACAGGAAGAAATTAAAGAAAAAGTACCCATGCCTTACCTGATGACAGTAACGCGTCGTTTTATGATGCGCGTGGTCGATGAAATTCGTGCAAGGCGTCATGGACAAGTGATCATTAATGGTGAGAGTCTTGGACAAGTTGCCAGCCAAACGCTAGGTTCAATGGTGGCAATCAATGCTGTTACCACAACGCCTATCATTCGTCCGGTTGTCACCTTGGATAAGTTAGAGATTATTGAATTAGCTGAGAAAATTGATACCTTCAATATTTCGATTCAACCATTTGAAGATTGTTGTACGATTTTTGCACCACCCCAACCGAAAACAAATCCTAAACTTGAGAATGCAGAGAAATTTGAGCAGCGGTTGGCTATTGATGAATTAGTGCAACGTGCGGTCGATGGTATCATGATCAGTCAAGTATCAGCTGATGCACAAGTAGATACTCTAGAGATGGATATTCAGGATTTATTGTAA
- a CDS encoding cysteine desulfurase family protein, whose amino-acid sequence MIYFDNAATTAIYPQVLKTYTDVATRIMGNPSSLHDLGTVATRMLQASRKQIADLLGKATSEIYFTSGGTEGDNWIIKGLAFEKKVYGNHIIVSDVEHPAVKESAAWLMSQGFEVDFAPVDSNGFVSLDALASLIRRETILISVMAVNNEIGAIEPLHQIAALLADKPTISFHVDAVQAIGKIPLADMLPQRVDFATFSAHKFHGPRGVGFIYMKKGKNLHPLLSGGGQESKKRSTTENIAGIAATAKALRLYVAETESKQVKLAAMKEVLLTALEAYSDIVIFSQRDGFIPNVVTFGMKGVRGEVLVHGFEAHEIYISTTSACSSKAGLASSTLTAMHVSPRLATSAVRISLDPDNNMAEIEQFLTIFKQLHAKFQKIQ is encoded by the coding sequence GTGATATATTTTGATAATGCAGCAACGACGGCAATTTATCCGCAAGTGCTGAAGACGTATACAGATGTTGCGACTAGAATTATGGGTAATCCCTCTAGTCTTCACGATTTAGGGACAGTAGCGACACGTATGTTGCAGGCCTCGCGCAAGCAAATTGCAGACCTACTTGGGAAAGCAACATCAGAAATTTATTTTACATCAGGCGGTACTGAGGGGGATAATTGGATCATCAAAGGGCTAGCTTTTGAAAAAAAAGTCTATGGTAATCATATTATCGTATCAGATGTTGAGCATCCAGCTGTCAAAGAATCAGCAGCATGGTTAATGTCGCAAGGATTTGAGGTCGATTTCGCCCCTGTAGATAGTAACGGTTTTGTTAGCCTAGATGCCCTTGCTTCATTAATCAGAAGAGAGACGATTTTAATCTCAGTTATGGCAGTCAACAATGAAATTGGTGCAATCGAACCACTTCATCAGATTGCAGCACTTTTGGCAGATAAACCGACGATTTCTTTTCATGTTGATGCGGTGCAAGCGATTGGTAAAATCCCCCTCGCAGATATGTTACCGCAACGCGTTGATTTTGCGACCTTTTCAGCACATAAGTTTCATGGCCCACGTGGGGTCGGCTTTATTTATATGAAAAAAGGGAAAAATCTACATCCCTTACTTTCAGGTGGTGGCCAAGAAAGTAAAAAAAGGTCAACAACTGAAAACATCGCAGGGATTGCTGCAACTGCCAAAGCACTTCGCCTATATGTAGCAGAAACTGAGAGCAAGCAAGTCAAGCTTGCTGCCATGAAAGAAGTCTTGCTGACTGCGCTTGAAGCTTACTCGGATATTGTCATTTTTAGTCAAAGAGATGGGTTCATACCAAATGTTGTGACATTTGGCATGAAGGGTGTTCGAGGAGAAGTCCTCGTGCATGGATTTGAAGCACATGAGATCTATATTTCGACGACAAGTGCTTGCTCATCAAAGGCTGGACTTGCCTCTAGTACCCTGACAGCCATGCATGTTTCACCTAGACTTGCCACATCTGCAGTTAGGATCTCTCTTGACCCAGACAATAATATGGCTGAAATAGAACAATTTCTAACGATTTTCAAACAGTTACATGCAAAATTTCAGAAAATACAATAA
- a CDS encoding winged helix-turn-helix transcriptional regulator, with amino-acid sequence MYLNEFDATMKLIQGKWKIYIIYYIHEQDTTRFNQLFRDLPDVSRKTLTLQLRQLEADGLIVRTTTSGYPLKVEYHLTPDGLSMIPVLDMICDWGNDHISPDLLAAKLCD; translated from the coding sequence ATGTATCTAAATGAGTTTGACGCAACGATGAAGCTAATCCAAGGTAAATGGAAAATCTATATTATTTATTATATCCATGAACAGGATACAACACGATTTAACCAATTATTCAGAGATTTACCGGATGTTAGTAGGAAAACACTAACGCTGCAATTAAGGCAACTTGAAGCAGATGGCTTAATCGTTCGGACGACTACATCAGGCTATCCATTAAAAGTTGAGTATCACCTGACACCTGATGGTCTCAGTATGATACCTGTGCTGGATATGATTTGTGATTGGGGGAATGACCATATCTCACCGGACCTTTTAGCAGCAAAGTTGTGTGATTGA